The proteins below are encoded in one region of Spirochaetota bacterium:
- a CDS encoding DUF192 domain-containing protein, with translation MKSFIFFNKEKFFKLLIIITIFVQFLTIFQSCSNKLFIQIKDKKISIEIALTPEERQKGLSGRDNLPEYNGMLFVFENDQVVSFWMKDTKIPLSIAFITKDGVIVGIYDMEPFSLNTVSSIYPVRYALEVNKGLFNKLGISAGDTIKLPPFEEIIKMHKKQKNKK, from the coding sequence ATGAAATCATTCATATTTTTTAATAAAGAAAAATTTTTTAAATTATTAATCATTATCACAATATTTGTACAATTTTTAACCATTTTTCAATCATGTTCAAATAAACTTTTTATTCAAATTAAGGATAAAAAAATATCTATTGAAATTGCTTTAACTCCTGAAGAAAGACAAAAAGGATTATCAGGACGAGATAATTTACCAGAATACAACGGAATGCTTTTTGTTTTTGAAAATGATCAAGTAGTTTCTTTTTGGATGAAAGATACTAAAATTCCTCTTTCGATTGCATTTATAACAAAAGATGGCGTTATTGTTGGAATATACGATATGGAACCATTTTCATTAAATACTGTATCTTCAATTTACCCAGTTAGATACGCTTTAGAAGTAAATAAAGGACTCTTTAACAAATTAGGAATATCTGCGGGAGATACAATTAAATTACCTCCTTTTGAAGAAATTATTAAAATGCATAAAAAGCAAAAAAATAAAAAATGA